ACTTCTATTGGATTAATCGATTCATCAACTGTGCGATATCGTTTACTATCAATCATACCATCCACATGACATACTGATTGATAACTACAAAATTGACATGGCAATGTTTGTTTATATTTAAGTGGTGATACTTCTGTGTGACCATCCATAATATGTGTTGCTGTATCAATAAAGTTATTTTTATTATGTTCTATAAATTTATAAATGGTTTTTTCATCCGCAACTTGACTACCAGCTTTACTAATAGCACCTTTAGCCGTTAAACCAACTGGTACTATATCGGATTTAAACTTAGGTTCTAATCGAATATCTAATGCATCTAAAACATCTTCATCACTATTAACTAATCCACTCATTTTAAATGATTTAATATAATCTTTTTCTATTTTCTCTTGATCAATTTCCGACCAGTTTTTCAATTTTAATCTTGGCTCATGAACATGGAAATATAGTAATCCGCCTGGCTTAACTATATCTGTTAATCCTAATCTATCTTGATTTTGAAGCACAATATCCATATATGTCATCATTTGCATTTGTAAGCCATAATACACTTTCGTTAAATCAAGCGTAGCACTACTTTCTGACGATTTATAATCGATAATATTAACATAGCTTTGATTGTCTTTAGTATACGTATCAATACGGTCAATTTGACCTCTGATATTAATGGGTACACCTTGTTTAGTTGTTAATGATTGTGCAATTAACTCATCATCAGATTTAGGCTTTTTACGGAAACCTGTTTCAAATTGTTGTGGTTTGAATTTTGTATAATCGCCTTGATATTTTAATGCATTGAGTGTCGTCTCAACAATGGCACCTATTCTTCGTGATAAGTAGCGGTAATATGCAGATGAATTCAGTAAATTAAATTGCACTTTAGGTAGAATAGTTTCTAATGCTTCAGTAGTTAATGACTTGATTTTCTTTTGATCTAAATGTTTAAAATCGCCATTGATACGATCTGAAATGTATTTCAATACAGAATGGAAGATATCACCTAAATCAAAGTTCTGTAATTCATATTTTGTACGTTCATTGAGTCGTAAGCCATGTGAAGCGTAGTGTTTAAATGGACATTGTTGATATCCTTCGAATCTCGATACACTTGCATTGATTGTTTTACCATATAAGTCTTGCGCCAGTGTTTCACTAAGTTGTGTTGTCTCATTATCATAAGTTAAAGACGTAATTAAGTAATCTAGGTCCTTATTTAAATGCTCGTCATCTCTCATAACTTGGTATGCATCTATCCATGTATCTGCTACAATTTCTTCGTCTAACCACGCTCTAAGTGATTCAAACAAATTAATTTTAGTCTGATGTACATGTTCAATTAACGACATAGGTTGCGCTTGATGCATCTGATGGATATTTATCGCATTCAAGTCTTGATAAATATCTTTAATTTGAGCTAAAAATGGACTCATTTCTTTTTCATCACCAGATGCCCCCATTAAACTATATGAAAATGTCACTTTAGATGTTGCACGGCTCATCGCGATATAACACACAAATGCTTCATCCATTTGTAGAATATCTGACGTAGGGCTTAATTCAATTTGGGCATTTTCTTCAAATAATTTCTTTTCATCGTCACTAATTAAACTAGAGGAAGAAATGGGTTGTGGCATTGAACCATCATTCATACCTACTAGGAAGATATGCTTTTTATTATCTACTTTTGCTAAATCCATGGTACCAATACTTACTTGATCTAGTGTTTGTGGAATCATAACAAATTCTAATTGTTCTAATCCTATATCAAACACTTCCAAGAAACGGGATAATGACATATTTTCGTTCTCAAAGACGGTCACTAGGTCATCTAAAATTTGTATTAATCCGTTCCAAATTTGATCAATTTCTTCAGCTTGTTCATGATAGCCATCATTATCTAGCATATCTCTCTCAGTCATCAAATGATTCGGCAATTCAAAATACTCCATACTCTCATAAAATGCCGTCGCAAAATCACGTACTGTTTCGCCTTCATTCATGGCTTGTTCAAAGTGTAAAATTTTATCGATGACATCTGTTTTTAATTTAACTACCTGTTCGAATGTGTCTCTTTCTTCTTGAGTCAGTTGATGTTCTTTACGTCCCATTTTTCTAAAGTTTTCAATATTAAATATCTCATCATCTAACCATTTTTTGCCATATATTCCTCGTTCTATCGCAAAGTTTTCCAATAAATCTATAAGATGGGTGCTATTTTTAAATTGGTCTGTGAGTACATTTGTTTTTAACAAACGCATCATTGCATTGATATGCCAATTAGATTGTATGACTTCGATTAATGAACGAATCATTTCCATAATAGGATGATGTGTCATTGAACGCTTTGTATCGATATTAAATGGAATTTGATATAAAGGTAATATAGATTCAAATAAATCCGCATAAGACGCATCTCTATAGAGGATCGCAATGTCTTGAAAACGTAATTGATTATCTCGTGTGTCTTTATGTATTTGACGTGCGATTTCATTTATTTCTTCTCTCATACTTGATGATTCGAAGATATCGATAAATCCCTCTGATTTCTGTGGCGTGATTTGTAATGCATCAAATTGTGACTCCAATGATTTTAAGTCATTATTTTCAAAGCGATAAATATCTGTAAAGATATTTTTATTTAATTGAATATGCAAATCTTGTGCTATATCTTCGAGATGAGTAAGTACTTCTGAGGGTTTTCTAAATAAACTGAAAGCATCTTGATTGCCATCAGTAGTGAGTAATACTGTTACTTTCTTAGCATGCTTTACCAATGCTTGTATCATTTCATATTCTAATGTTGAAAAGTTGTGGAAGCCATCTATGTATATTTCTGACCGTTTCAACCACTCAGATTGATCCATTTGTTTGATAAATTGACGTAATGAGTCCTCTACTGTAATAAATTGTCCGTGCATTCTCGATTCAAATTGCTTATATATTAAAGAAATATCTTCTAATTTATGTTTTGTTCTTGTTTGAACATGATGTGTATTTAAAAATTCATCTATATGTTCTGGTACAACAGAGTACTTTTTAAAATCTTGAATCTGCTCTGCTAACTTTTCACTAAATCCAAAATATTTAGCTTGCGAACGATATAATTTCATATCATCTTGATATTGTTGTACTAGATGATAAATCATCATTTCTGTCGCAGCCTTAGAAAGTCGCTGTTCCGTAAAGCCTCCAACTTCTTGGAATACTCTATGACTTAATCTTTCAAAGTGAAGTACTTCGGTTCTTAAGCTACCATTCAATGCTTCGTCATTGACAAATGCTTGTTCAAATTGAAATGTACTTTGTGTTGGAGCGATTAAAATAATTGGATCTCCAAGTGGGTCACGTTTCATTTTATCTTTAATTTCGTTAACCATTGCTGTGGATTTACCAGTCCCAGCTCTACCTATATATGCATTTAATTCCATTACAGCCTTCACTCCTTTGACAACATTTTAACACGGGAGTGGTACAGAAATCTCTAAAATTAATATTGAGATTTCGTCGTAACCCCAACTTGCTATGCTTGTAGAATTTCTTTTTGAAATTCTCTATGTTTTGGGTCCCTGCTCCCCTACAAGGTTGACTAGAACTAAGATTAATAGAATATTGATTTTAGTTCAGTCAACTACTGCCAAGTCACTCAATATTATATGTATATTTCTTAACACTACATTTTTATAAATTATTGTTCCTAATAGCTTTCACTATTAGGTAAGTCATACTAATTTGCTTTGCAAAAGTATGACTTTATGCGCACTAGCTTTAGCTAGGGTGATCCTTTAATTTAAATTAATATTGAGATTTCGTCGTAACCATAGCTTTCATTGTTTGTAGAATTTCTTTTTGAAATTCTCTATGTTTGGGTCCCCGCTCCCCGGCAAGGTATGTATAACAAAAAAGCGGTAGACGTCATCACAACATCTACCGCTTCAAATCATATTAATTTTTAGTATTATCTGGATTAAAGTTAAATTTAAATTCATTTAATGGCCAGAATCTGAATGATACTTTACCAACAATTTGATCTTTATCGATTAAGCCGAAAGAACGACTATCTTTACTTACTTCACGATTATCACCTAGAACTAAGTATTTATCTTTAGGTATAACATTAGATTTAGAATTTGCATTAGCTAAATCTTTCACTTGGAAAGTACCTGTAATATATTCAACTTGCTTACGCTTCTCATTATAATTTAAATATGGTTCGTCTTGTTTCTTACCATTAATGTATAATTGGTCTTTTTTATATTGTACTTTATCACCAGGTACCCCAATCACACGTTTTACGTAGTCATCTTTCTTGTTAGCATGAAAAACGATGACATTCCCTTTTTTCACATCACCTATTTTATATCCCATAATATTTACAACTACACGTTCACCGTCTTTTAATGTTGGGTCCATTGAATCACCTTTAATTGTATACGGTTGACCAACAAATTTTCCTATTAAAAACACTAATGCTAAAGCCACTACTATGGCAATAACCCACTCCATAATTTCTTTTTTCAAATTAGACACCTCTTATATTCATTTAAAATCTGTCGTAAATGCTTCAAACGGATAATATTTAATACTTATATCTCCAATAATATTCTTTTTATCAATTAAACCATAGCGTCTAGAGTCTGATTGATTATGATCATTATCATTTAACACAAAATAATGTTTAGGGGAAATGATATCGCCATCAGAATATTTCATATCTCTTAATGAAAAGTTTTTTAATTGTCTATTTTTCGCAAATTTATCTTTAACTTCTCTATCATCACGATAAATTTTATTATTTCTTATTTCAATAGATTGACCTGGTTCGCCTATAATCCTACCAAAATGCGTATGTCCGTCAATGTTGTACATAATAATATCACCAGTATCCAATAAATTGAATGTCACTTTTATTTTATTAACAATTAATCTATCACCTTTAACTAAAGTAGGTGACATATTGTCATCTGTGACAATATCTCCTCTAATTAGGAATGTTTGGATGAACAGTACAATAATAATCGCAAATATTAAGGAAATCAAATATTTAATAACAGTTTTCACTTTTTCACTCCTTAGTAGAGCCCATAAAATGCTTTTCTACTCTTTTACTGATAAACCAAAGTATGATGAAAAAAAGTATAGTCACAATTGCTCTTATCGGATTAGTGAAAATAGTCGTTACTTCTCGTCCCATTATCCCTAATACAGTGATAGAAATCAATTTAGATAAAGTTAGTACAATAAAATAATACTTTGTCTTAATATGTGAAAGGCTTGCTACGACATTAATCAAGGTATTTGGTGTAAATGGAAAGCATAATAATATAAATAATGGTATTAAACCTTGTCTATCAATAAAACTAATTAATCGTTGTACAGATCGCTTAGTTTTAAATTGCTTCATCTTATTTGTGTTGACTAATCGCTTGAATATTAAAAACATAGTAAAAGTACCGGAAACAATACCTAGCCAACAAATGATAATACCTACGATTGCACCATATGTATGCATTATTAATATGACATATAACGTTAGTGGTAATATTGGAATAATCGCACGAAAATAAATGAGCACAAAACCTGGAATATATCCAAATTGCCGAAATAAATCAAACCACTCTTCTAACTGTTCAAACGACAAAATCCCAAATCCTTTCTTCGGTAAACATTACTATATTTATTATAGTTGTAATTATAGCTTTTTGAAACAACTATCTTTTTTGAATTTAATAAATACATCTTAAGACCTAGATTATTCTCAATATAAATATAAATACCGATGAAACTTAATATGTTCCATCGGTATGATTTCAATTATATTTTAATATTTAAAATTAATCATCTTTGCTATGCAATTGATAACTTATAATCTTGCTTCAAGGTCTTTCTTCATATCTTCAAATCCTGGTTTACCAAGTAAAGCAAACATATTTTGTTTATATGCTTCTACACCAGGTTGATTGAATGGATTGACACCTAATTGATAGCCGCTCATAGCACAAGCAAGTTCGAAGAAGTAAACGACATAACCAAATGTTTCTTCATCTAATTGTGGAATGTTAACAACGATATTTGGAACGCCACCATCAGTATGTGCTAATAATGTACCTTCAAACGCTTTTGTATTAACTTCATCAATTGTTTTACCAGCAAGATAATTTAATCCATCTAAATCGTCACTATCTTCTTCAATAGTAAGATCATGTTTTGGATGATTCACTTTTACAACTGTTTCAAATAAGAAACGACGACCTTCTTGTACGTATTGTCCTAATGAATGTAAATCAGTTGTGTAGTTAGCACTTGAAGGATAAATACCTTTAAAGTCTTTACCTTCTGATTCACCGAATAATTGTTTCCACCATTCATTGAAATATTGCATTGAAGGTTCATAGTTAATAAGCATTTCAGTTGTATAACCTTTGCTATACAGAAGGTTACGGATTGTTGCATATTGATAAGCAATATTTTCTTCTAATTTGTCAGAAGATAATTCTTTACGTGCTTTTGCTGCACCAATCATCATTGCTTCAATATTAATACCTGCAGCTGCGATTGGTAATAAACCTACAGCAGTTAAAACTGAATAGCGACCACCTACATCATCAGGTACTACAAATGTTTCATAGCCTTCATTCGTAGCTAATTGTTTCAATGCACCCTTTTGCTTATCAGTTGTAGCAAAGATACGTTTTTTAGCTTCTTCTTTACCATATTTATTCTCAACTAATTGTTTGAATAAACGGAATGCAACTGCTGGTTCTGTAGTTGTACCAGATTTAGAAATAACATTTACAGAAAAATCTTTGTCAGCTAAATAATCTACTAACTCTTTTGTATAGCTTGAAGATAAATGATTACCTACAAACACAATTTCAGGATAGTCATTATTTGTTCTGAATGAAGATGTTAGCATTTCAATAGCAGCACGTGCACCAAGGTATGAACCACCAATACCAATAACAACTAACACGTCAGAATTTGCTTTAATACGTTTAGAAGCTTCTACAATTCTTGAAAACTCTTCTTTATCATAATCAACAGGAAGGTCTACCCAACCCAAGAAATCATTTCCTGCACCAGTTCCTTCATGTATCGTTTTGTGTAATGTCTTCACGATATCTTTTTGTTGTTCTAATTCATGTTCTCCAAAAAATTCTAAAGTTTTACCATAATCTAATTGAATATGAGTCATCTAAAAAGCCTCCTAAGTTTTACTACTTTAATTCTACTAAGTTTGTATATGCTATTCAATTCACAAGTCTCTATTTTATATTCAAAAAGTGAATTTTCAGTGTCATCTTCTTAAATCATCAAAATACCTCCCTTTCTTTATACAATTTTCTAAAAATTATTAATTAATTAAAATGCCTACAAATCAATTATTACATGTATTTCGGTTCTAAAAAGTTATACCTAAAATGTATATTTATGTAGTTTTATGGTTTATTTTTCATCAAGAATTTGCTATGATGAATTTATATTAAAATTCTGAAAATAATTTGAGGTGTAAATATGAAAGAGAAAATCGTTTTAGCATATTCCGGAGGATTAGATACAAGCGTTGCAGTACAATGGTTAATTGACAAAGGATACGATGTAGTCGCTTGTTGTTTAGATGTAGGAGAAGGTAAAGATTTAGACCTTGTTCATGACAAAGCATTAAAAATGGGTGCTGTAGAATGTCACATCATTGATGCAACAAAAGAATTTAGTGATGATTATGTTAGCTATGCTATTAAAGGGAATTTAATGTATGAAAATGCATATCCATTAGTATCAGCATTATCTCGTCCCCTAATCTCTAAAAAGTTAGTTGAAATTGCTGAAAAAACAAATTCAGTAGGTATTGCTCACGGATGTACAGGTAAAGGTAATGACCAAGTACGTTTCGAAGTTGCTATTAAAGCCCTTAATCCTAACTTAAAAGCATTTGCACCAGTAAGAGAATGGGCATGGAGTCGTGAAGAAGAAATTGATTATGCTATCAAACATAATATTCCAGTTTCTATTAACTATGATTCACCTTATTCCATCGATCAAAATTTATGGGGTAGAGCTAACGAATGCGGTATTTTAGAAGATCCATATGCTGCTCCCCCTGAAGATGCCTTCGATTTAACGAATGCATTAGAAGATACACCTGATGAAGCTGATGAAATTATCCTTTCATTTAAAAATGGTGTACCTGTTCAAGTTGATGGTAAAGATTACAATTTAGATGACTTAATCCTTTATTTAAATGAATTAGCTGGTAAACATGGTATTGGTAGAATTGACCATGTTGAAAATAGATTAGTAGGTATTAAATCAAGAGAAATCTATGAAACACCAGGTGCGGAAGTCATCTTAAAAGCACATAAAGCATTAGAAACAATTACGCTTACTAAAGACGTGGCACACTTCAAACCAGTCATTGAAAAGCAATTTTCTGAACAAGTGTACAATGGTTTATGGTTCTCACCATTGACTGATAGCCTTAAACAATTTATAGACAGTACACAACAATATGTTGAAGGTGACGTAAGAGTTAAATTATTCAAAGGCAATGCGATTGTAAACGGCAGAAAATCACCATATACACTATATGATGAAAAACTTGCGACTTATACTAAAGAAGATGCCTTTAATCAAGAAGCTGCAGTAGGATTTATCGATATTTATGGTTTACCAACACAAGTCAATGCTATGTTACATGGAGGCTATAGTAATGAGTAATAAAGCTTGGGGAGGCAGATTTGAAGCACAACCAGAAGAATGGGTTGATGAATTTAATGCTTCAATTGATTTCGATCAAAATCTAATCGATCAAGATGTACAAGGCAGTATTGCACATGCTACAATGCTCGCTAATCAAAATATTATTAGTCAAGATGAAGCCCATACAATTATCGAAGGGCTAAAAGCAATACAAAAAGACGTACATCAAAATAAAATCGAATTCAAAGCGTCATTAGAAGATATTCATTTAAATATTGAACATGAACTGATTCAACGTGTTGGTGAAGCTGGGGGTAAACTTCACACAGGAAGAAGTAGAAATGACCAAGTAGCTACAGATATGCATTTATATACTAAAGAAGAAGTAAGTGGCATTATTGAATTAATTAAATCATTACAACAAACAATACTGACAATTGCTAACCAACATGTCGATACGATTATGCCAGGTTATACGCACTTGCAACGTGCACAGCCTATTTCATTTGCACATCACATTATGACTTACTTTTGGATGTTAGAACGTGATAAATCACGTTTCCAAGATAGTATGAAAAGAATCGATATCTCCCCTCTTGGTGCAGCAGCATTAAGTGGGACAACACATCCTATTGATCGTCATGAAACACAAGAATTACTCAATTTTAGTGCAGTTTATGAAAATAGTTTGGACGCAGTAAGTGACCGTGACTATATTGTTGAAACTTTGCATAATATCTCATTAACTATGGTTCATTTATCAAGATTTTCTGAAGAAATTATCTTTTGGTCTACAGATGAAGCTAAATTCATTACTTTATCTGATGCCTTTTCTACAGGGTCATCCATCATGCCTCAAAAGAAAAATCCTGATATGGCTGAATTGATTAGAGGTAAAGTTGGACGTACCACAGGACATTTAATGAGTATGTTAGTAACACTCAAAGGATTACCATTAGCTTATAACAAGGATATGCAAGAAGATAAAGAAGGCTTATTTGATGCGATTCATACCATTAAAGGTTCATTAAAAATATTTGAAGGTATGCTAGATACTATGACGGTAAATACCAACCGTTTAAATGAAACAGTTACTAAAGATTTTTCAAATGCTACTGAATTAGCAGATTATCTAGTAAGTAAGAACGTTCCATTTAGAACAGCACATGAAATTGTTGGAAAAATCGTCTTAGATTGTATTAATAAAGGTATTTATTTACTTGATGTACCTTTAGAAGATTATCAATCACATCATGAAAGTATCGAAGCTGATATTTATGACTTTTTAAAGCCTGAAAATTGTTTAAAACGTCGTAAAAGTTATGGTTCAACAGGTCAAGATGCTGTTAAACACCAATTATCAGTTGCACAACAATTAATAAATTCATAATATATTTAGCAAGGAGAGACAAATTGTCTCTCCTTGTTTTTCTCTCCAATCCTCTCCTCTTCCAACATAAAACCTAAAACAACTGTTTTAAATTATAATTATATTGCCTGTCAACTTATAGTATAATAATCAAGTATTCAAAAATTATTAGAAAGGGCAATCTATGTTTAAACATCCCAAAACTACTTTATTTTTATTATTTTTTATATTTTTGTCTTTCATTGGTCTGTTTATTTATACTTACTTCCAAAACACTCGTGTTAAATCTGAACAGTTCAATAACAAAGCCAGTCAACATTCAAAATGGCATACCAATCCCACACAAGAAACATTTGTAACAATTGCACATAGAGGCGCGAGTGGTTATGCGCCTGAACATACACTTAATGCCTATGATAAAAGTCATCATGATATTGGCGCCTCATACATAGAGATTGATTTACAAAGAACAAAAGACGGCCAACTCATAGCGATGCATGATGATTCAGTTGATCGAACTACTAATGGTCATGGCAAAATCAAAGATTTAACGCTAGCACAAATTAAAGAACTAAACGCTGGTGAATGGTTTAATCAATTACATCCTGAAAAGGCTAAACCAGAATATCAAAATGCCAAAGTACCAACCTTAGATGAAATACTGTCAAGATATGGTAAACATGCAAATTATTACATCGAAACAAAATCACCTAATGTTTATCCAGGTATGGAAGATCAACTTTTACAAACACTTCAAAAACATGATTTATTAAATAAAACCTCTTTAAAAAATGGTCATGTTATGATTCAATCCTTTTCTGAAGATAGTCTGTTAAAAATCCATCATCAAAATAAGTCTATTCCGTTAGTTAGATTATTAAAAAAACACCAATTACAACAAATGACAGATAAAGACTTAAAATATATTCGCAAATACGCAACAGGCATTAGTCCAGAATATACTGACTTAAATGAATCTAACACTGTTCATTTAAAAGATTTAGGTTTTATCGTACATCCTTTTACTGTAGATAAAAGTGCTGATATGAAACGATTAAATCGTTATGGTGTCGACGGTGTCTTCACCAACTATGCAGATAAATATAAACGTATTTCACATTAAGATAAATGCATATCATAAAGCATAACTACTCAATATTTTTAAAACTTCAACAATGTAAATGGTTTGTTAATTATTAATATATTTTGAAATGAATATTAAGTTCTTTATAGTTGTTTAATTATTCAGTAAATTCTATTTCTCATATTTAAAAATATTGCCATGATAGTAGTAACACTCAAATTGAAAGGATGTTATTACTTTGAAATTAAATAAATGGGTATCTGTTGGAGTTGCAACAATCACTTTATCTATGCTAAGTGTCAGTACACCAGCACTTGCAAGCGGAGATGGTCAATCAACACAAACATCAGATTCAACTGAAAATCAAACACAAACTCAAACATCTAATCATACTAATCAAAGTCATTCGCAATGGCAGAAAAATTTAACTGGTGAAGCTCACACGACAATTGCTCATAGAGGTGCAAGTGGTTATGCTCCTGAGCATACATTTAATGCCTATGATAAAAGTCATAAAGAATTAGGAGCGTCATACATAGAAATTGATTTACAAAGAACGAAAGATGGTCATCTCGTTGCCATGCATGATGAAACCGTTGATCGTACTACTAATGGACATGGACGAGTTGAAGATTATACATTAGCAGAGTTAAAGAAACTCGATGCTGGTAGTTGGTTTAACAAACAACATCCTGACCTTGCTAAATCAGAATATAACAATGCAAAGGTCCCTACTTTGGATGAAATTTTAAGTCGTTACGGTAAAAACGCTAATTATTATATCGAAACAAAATCTCCTGATGTTTATCCAGGTATGGAAAATCAATTAATTCAAAGTTTAAACAAACATGGTATGTTGACTGATCAATCACTTAAAAATGGTCATGTCATTGTTCAATCTTTTTCTGAACCTAGTCTACAAAAAATGAAACAATTAAATCCTAATATTCCTTTAATTCGTTTATTAGATAAAGGCGAGTTACCTTTCCAAAGTGAAGCAGATTTAAAACGTATTAAGTCTTATGCAGTTGGTGTAGGGCCTGAATATACAGATTTAAATGAAAAAAATACTAAGCATTTAAAAGATTTAGGATTCCTAATACATCCATTTACTGTTAATGAAGAAGCAGATATGCAACGTTTGAATGACTATGGCATTGATGGTGTATTTACCAACTATGCAGATAAATACAAAAATTTAAACCAAAAATAGCAATACTTATAAATCATTGTGTATACTAACGTTAGATTCATACTTTTAACTTAAGGGTTGTGAAAACATGGCAACATCTGAAAATATACTCAATCGATTTATGCAATACATGAATGAAGATCATATTACGACTCGTAAAATGATGGGAGAATATATCATATACTATGATAAATGTGTAGTTGGTGGATTATACGATAACCGATTATTGATTAAAACGACACCTTCTTCGTCAGAAATATTGAATGATTGTGAATTGGTTGTGCCCTATCCAAATGCCAAACCAATGATTCATTATCTAAATATTGAAGACAGTGAAACTATTTTAAAAGTCTTGCAACAAGTTAAAAATGATTTAAATTAAACAAAAAACATTCACTCAACAATTTCTGAGTGAATGTTTTTATTTTATATGAAAGTAGGTTTAACCGATATTAATAAAGGCTGTTATGCCCATCCACGAT
The DNA window shown above is from Staphylococcus sp. M0911 and carries:
- the addB gene encoding helicase-exonuclease AddAB subunit AddB, translated to MELNAYIGRAGTGKSTAMVNEIKDKMKRDPLGDPIILIAPTQSTFQFEQAFVNDEALNGSLRTEVLHFERLSHRVFQEVGGFTEQRLSKAATEMMIYHLVQQYQDDMKLYRSQAKYFGFSEKLAEQIQDFKKYSVVPEHIDEFLNTHHVQTRTKHKLEDISLIYKQFESRMHGQFITVEDSLRQFIKQMDQSEWLKRSEIYIDGFHNFSTLEYEMIQALVKHAKKVTVLLTTDGNQDAFSLFRKPSEVLTHLEDIAQDLHIQLNKNIFTDIYRFENNDLKSLESQFDALQITPQKSEGFIDIFESSSMREEINEIARQIHKDTRDNQLRFQDIAILYRDASYADLFESILPLYQIPFNIDTKRSMTHHPIMEMIRSLIEVIQSNWHINAMMRLLKTNVLTDQFKNSTHLIDLLENFAIERGIYGKKWLDDEIFNIENFRKMGRKEHQLTQEERDTFEQVVKLKTDVIDKILHFEQAMNEGETVRDFATAFYESMEYFELPNHLMTERDMLDNDGYHEQAEEIDQIWNGLIQILDDLVTVFENENMSLSRFLEVFDIGLEQLEFVMIPQTLDQVSIGTMDLAKVDNKKHIFLVGMNDGSMPQPISSSSLISDDEKKLFEENAQIELSPTSDILQMDEAFVCYIAMSRATSKVTFSYSLMGASGDEKEMSPFLAQIKDIYQDLNAINIHQMHQAQPMSLIEHVHQTKINLFESLRAWLDEEIVADTWIDAYQVMRDDEHLNKDLDYLITSLTYDNETTQLSETLAQDLYGKTINASVSRFEGYQQCPFKHYASHGLRLNERTKYELQNFDLGDIFHSVLKYISDRINGDFKHLDQKKIKSLTTEALETILPKVQFNLLNSSAYYRYLSRRIGAIVETTLNALKYQGDYTKFKPQQFETGFRKKPKSDDELIAQSLTTKQGVPINIRGQIDRIDTYTKDNQSYVNIIDYKSSESSATLDLTKVYYGLQMQMMTYMDIVLQNQDRLGLTDIVKPGGLLYFHVHEPRLKLKNWSEIDQEKIEKDYIKSFKMSGLVNSDEDVLDALDIRLEPKFKSDIVPVGLTAKGAISKAGSQVADEKTIYKFIEHNKNNFIDTATHIMDGHTEVSPLKYKQTLPCQFCSYQSVCHVDGMIDSKRYRTVDESINPIEVIQQMEENGGEDE
- the lepB gene encoding signal peptidase I; this translates as MKKEIMEWVIAIVVALALVFLIGKFVGQPYTIKGDSMDPTLKDGERVVVNIMGYKIGDVKKGNVIVFHANKKDDYVKRVIGVPGDKVQYKKDQLYINGKKQDEPYLNYNEKRKQVEYITGTFQVKDLANANSKSNVIPKDKYLVLGDNREVSKDSRSFGLIDKDQIVGKVSFRFWPLNEFKFNFNPDNTKN
- the lepB gene encoding signal peptidase I, coding for MKTVIKYLISLIFAIIIVLFIQTFLIRGDIVTDDNMSPTLVKGDRLIVNKIKVTFNLLDTGDIIMYNIDGHTHFGRIIGEPGQSIEIRNNKIYRDDREVKDKFAKNRQLKNFSLRDMKYSDGDIISPKHYFVLNDNDHNQSDSRRYGLIDKKNIIGDISIKYYPFEAFTTDFK
- a CDS encoding TVP38/TMEM64 family protein; this encodes MSFEQLEEWFDLFRQFGYIPGFVLIYFRAIIPILPLTLYVILIMHTYGAIVGIIICWLGIVSGTFTMFLIFKRLVNTNKMKQFKTKRSVQRLISFIDRQGLIPLFILLCFPFTPNTLINVVASLSHIKTKYYFIVLTLSKLISITVLGIMGREVTTIFTNPIRAIVTILFFIILWFISKRVEKHFMGSTKE
- a CDS encoding glucose-6-phosphate isomerase — encoded protein: MTHIQLDYGKTLEFFGEHELEQQKDIVKTLHKTIHEGTGAGNDFLGWVDLPVDYDKEEFSRIVEASKRIKANSDVLVVIGIGGSYLGARAAIEMLTSSFRTNNDYPEIVFVGNHLSSSYTKELVDYLADKDFSVNVISKSGTTTEPAVAFRLFKQLVENKYGKEEAKKRIFATTDKQKGALKQLATNEGYETFVVPDDVGGRYSVLTAVGLLPIAAAGINIEAMMIGAAKARKELSSDKLEENIAYQYATIRNLLYSKGYTTEMLINYEPSMQYFNEWWKQLFGESEGKDFKGIYPSSANYTTDLHSLGQYVQEGRRFLFETVVKVNHPKHDLTIEEDSDDLDGLNYLAGKTIDEVNTKAFEGTLLAHTDGGVPNIVVNIPQLDEETFGYVVYFFELACAMSGYQLGVNPFNQPGVEAYKQNMFALLGKPGFEDMKKDLEARL
- a CDS encoding argininosuccinate synthase yields the protein MKEKIVLAYSGGLDTSVAVQWLIDKGYDVVACCLDVGEGKDLDLVHDKALKMGAVECHIIDATKEFSDDYVSYAIKGNLMYENAYPLVSALSRPLISKKLVEIAEKTNSVGIAHGCTGKGNDQVRFEVAIKALNPNLKAFAPVREWAWSREEEIDYAIKHNIPVSINYDSPYSIDQNLWGRANECGILEDPYAAPPEDAFDLTNALEDTPDEADEIILSFKNGVPVQVDGKDYNLDDLILYLNELAGKHGIGRIDHVENRLVGIKSREIYETPGAEVILKAHKALETITLTKDVAHFKPVIEKQFSEQVYNGLWFSPLTDSLKQFIDSTQQYVEGDVRVKLFKGNAIVNGRKSPYTLYDEKLATYTKEDAFNQEAAVGFIDIYGLPTQVNAMLHGGYSNE